From Sporosarcina sp. Te-1, the proteins below share one genomic window:
- a CDS encoding acetyl-CoA C-acetyltransferase, whose amino-acid sequence MVKTVILNGARTPFAKLGGALSAKTASDLGGIAIKEALDRAGIQPEEVDEVIIGTVLQAGQGQIPSRQAATKAGIPWNVKTETINKVCASGMRSVTLADQLIRLGEEEVIVAGGMESMSNAPYYAPGVRFGLKMGDASLVDGMIYDGLSCSFSPDRVHMGTYGNSTAEEFSISREQQDEWSLRSHKRTLKAMDGGLFAEEIIPVEIPQRKGDPVKVAADEAPRRDTSLESLAKLRPAFGKEGTITAGNAPGVNDGACALVLMNEERARKEGKTPLATIIGHAEVAVEPQHFPQTPGLVITELLKKTGKTLEDIDLFEINEAFAAVALASSQIAGLDPEKVNVNGGAVALGHPIGASGTRIILTLAYELKRRGGGIGIASICSGGGQGDAIMIEVAKEN is encoded by the coding sequence ATGGTAAAGACAGTAATCCTCAATGGGGCACGCACACCATTCGCAAAATTAGGAGGCGCCTTGTCAGCGAAAACGGCTAGCGATTTAGGGGGCATCGCGATTAAAGAGGCATTGGACCGAGCGGGGATCCAGCCAGAAGAAGTCGATGAGGTGATCATCGGAACGGTATTGCAGGCAGGGCAAGGCCAAATCCCGTCAAGGCAAGCTGCGACAAAGGCAGGCATCCCATGGAACGTCAAGACCGAGACAATCAATAAAGTATGCGCTTCGGGCATGCGCAGTGTTACGCTTGCCGATCAGCTCATCCGGCTTGGCGAGGAAGAAGTAATTGTTGCAGGCGGCATGGAATCCATGTCGAATGCACCGTATTATGCACCTGGAGTACGGTTCGGATTGAAGATGGGGGATGCGTCCCTTGTCGATGGCATGATCTATGACGGCTTATCTTGTTCGTTTTCACCGGATCGCGTCCATATGGGGACGTACGGCAATAGCACGGCTGAGGAGTTTTCCATTAGCCGCGAGCAGCAGGACGAATGGTCGCTTCGCAGCCATAAACGTACACTAAAGGCAATGGACGGAGGTCTCTTCGCGGAGGAAATAATTCCGGTTGAAATCCCGCAACGAAAAGGGGATCCGGTAAAAGTGGCAGCGGATGAGGCGCCTCGCCGCGACACATCGCTCGAATCACTGGCGAAATTACGTCCCGCATTCGGTAAAGAGGGCACGATCACTGCCGGGAATGCTCCGGGTGTCAATGATGGTGCCTGCGCTCTCGTTCTAATGAATGAAGAGCGTGCGCGGAAAGAGGGGAAGACGCCGCTCGCTACTATTATCGGGCATGCGGAAGTAGCGGTTGAGCCGCAACATTTCCCGCAAACGCCAGGTCTCGTCATAACAGAGCTATTGAAAAAGACGGGAAAAACACTCGAAGACATCGACTTGTTTGAAATCAACGAAGCGTTTGCAGCCGTCGCGCTGGCCAGTTCCCAAATCGCGGGTCTCGATCCAGAAAAAGTGAATGTCAACGGGGGAGCCGTCGCACTCGGTCATCCGATCGGCGCAAGTGGCACAAGGATCATTTTGACGCTTGCCTATGAATTAAAACGCCGCGGCGGAGGGATCGGCATCGCTTCCATCTGTTCGGGCGGCGGGCAAGGCGATGCCATCATGATTGAAGTGGCAAAAGAGAATTGA
- a CDS encoding 3-hydroxybutyryl-CoA dehydrogenase: protein MEIKKVMVIGAGQMGGGIAQVCAQAGYDVKLNDIKEESFARGYAVIGKNVARNVEKGRMTEEEKGEVLARITKSLDLQDASDVDIIIEAAVENMDIKKSIFKQLDEIAPAHAILATNTSSLPITEIAAVTKRPGKVIGMHYMNPVPVMKLVEIIRGLATEDAVYDAVEEMTRKLSKTPVEVNDFPGFVANRVLMPMINEAIFTLYEGVASKEAIDEVMKLGMNHPMGPLQLADFIGLDTCLYIMETLYEGFGDSKYRPCPLLRKYVNAGWLGKKSGRGFYEYA from the coding sequence ATGGAAATCAAAAAAGTGATGGTGATCGGCGCGGGACAAATGGGGGGCGGCATCGCTCAAGTTTGTGCGCAAGCCGGCTATGACGTGAAGTTGAATGATATTAAGGAAGAGTCGTTTGCCAGAGGGTATGCCGTCATTGGAAAAAACGTAGCCCGCAATGTGGAAAAAGGCCGCATGACCGAGGAAGAAAAGGGAGAAGTGCTTGCCCGCATCACGAAATCGCTCGATTTGCAGGATGCATCAGATGTCGACATTATCATCGAAGCGGCTGTTGAAAACATGGACATCAAAAAATCTATTTTCAAACAGCTTGACGAAATAGCGCCGGCACATGCCATTCTTGCAACGAACACATCGTCATTACCGATTACAGAAATTGCGGCTGTGACAAAACGTCCGGGCAAAGTGATCGGCATGCATTATATGAATCCGGTTCCGGTCATGAAACTGGTGGAAATCATACGTGGGCTGGCGACAGAGGATGCGGTATATGATGCGGTGGAAGAGATGACCCGCAAACTGTCCAAGACGCCGGTCGAAGTGAACGACTTCCCGGGATTTGTCGCAAACCGTGTTCTCATGCCGATGATCAATGAAGCGATCTTTACGTTATATGAAGGTGTCGCATCCAAGGAAGCGATCGATGAAGTGATGAAGCTTGGCATGAATCATCCGATGGGACCACTTCAATTAGCAGATTTTATCGGTCTCGACACATGCTTGTACATTATGGAAACCTTGTACGAAGGATTCGGTGACTCCAAATACCGTCCATGTCCGCTGCTTCGTAAATATGTGAATGCTGGCTGGCTCGGCAAGAAATCGGGTCGTGGCTTTTATGAATATGCTTGA
- a CDS encoding acyl-CoA dehydrogenase, whose amino-acid sequence MDFKLSEEHEMIRKMVRDFAMKDVAPTAAERDEEERFDMEIFNKMAELGLTGIPWPEEYGGIGSDYLAYVIAVEELSRVCASTGVTLSAHTSLAGWPVFKFGTEEQKQKYLRPMAEGTKIGAYGLTEPGSGSDAGGMRTTAKLDGDHYVLNGSKIFITNGGIADIYIVFAVTDPESKHKGTSAFIVEKDFAGFSVGKKEKKLGIRSSPTTEIMFDNCRVPKENLLGEEGEGFIIAMKTLDGGRNGIAAQAVGIAQGALDAAVDYAKERVQFGKPIAANQGVGFKLADMATATEASRLLTYQAAWLESNDLPYGKASAMAKLMAGDTAMKVTTEAVQVFGGYGYTKDYPVERFMRDAKITQIYEGTQEIQRLVISRMLTK is encoded by the coding sequence ATGGACTTTAAATTATCGGAAGAACATGAAATGATCCGCAAAATGGTTCGCGATTTTGCAATGAAGGACGTTGCACCGACAGCGGCGGAACGTGATGAAGAGGAACGGTTCGACATGGAAATCTTCAATAAAATGGCGGAACTCGGCTTGACGGGCATCCCTTGGCCAGAAGAGTACGGCGGCATCGGAAGCGATTATCTCGCTTATGTCATCGCGGTCGAGGAGCTTTCCCGCGTCTGTGCTTCTACCGGAGTGACGCTATCCGCCCATACATCACTTGCAGGATGGCCTGTATTCAAATTCGGAACAGAGGAGCAAAAACAAAAATATCTACGTCCTATGGCGGAGGGAACGAAGATAGGTGCATACGGGTTAACGGAACCGGGTTCAGGATCAGATGCGGGCGGCATGCGTACAACAGCGAAGCTGGACGGCGATCATTATGTATTGAACGGCTCGAAGATCTTCATTACAAACGGCGGCATCGCAGATATTTATATCGTCTTTGCTGTAACCGATCCGGAATCAAAGCATAAAGGAACGAGCGCTTTCATCGTAGAGAAGGACTTCGCTGGTTTCTCGGTCGGTAAAAAAGAGAAGAAGCTCGGCATTCGTTCCTCTCCTACAACGGAAATCATGTTTGATAATTGCCGAGTACCGAAAGAGAATTTGCTTGGCGAAGAAGGAGAAGGTTTCATTATCGCCATGAAGACACTCGACGGAGGCCGGAACGGAATAGCGGCACAAGCGGTCGGTATCGCGCAAGGAGCACTAGACGCGGCGGTCGATTATGCGAAAGAACGTGTCCAATTCGGCAAACCGATTGCCGCGAATCAAGGGGTCGGCTTCAAGCTCGCCGATATGGCGACGGCGACAGAAGCGTCACGCCTGCTTACTTATCAGGCTGCGTGGCTGGAATCGAACGATCTTCCATACGGGAAAGCGTCAGCGATGGCAAAATTGATGGCAGGCGATACAGCAATGAAAGTAACGACGGAAGCGGTTCAAGTGTTCGGCGGCTACGGCTATACGAAAGACTATCCGGTCGAACGCTTCATGCGCGACGCGAAAATCACGCAAATTTATGAAGGAACGCAGGAAATCCAGCGGCTTGTCATCTCCCGCATGCTGACGAAGTAA
- a CDS encoding TetR/AcrR family transcriptional regulator, producing the protein MQVKREVKSSVKDEGLIEKRREQIIDGAVKLFKEKGFHRATTREIAKAAGFSIGTLYEYIRTKEDVLYLVCDNIYHEVQSRLSSVMQQEGTLEGLRSAVSEYFSLIDDMADEFVVMYQESKSLPKDALQYVLNKELEMVGLFENLLASCVGSGELRLADKEINLTAHHIVVQGQMWAFRRWALRGRYTVEEFIEMQTEQLFKGITSRS; encoded by the coding sequence ATGCAAGTGAAACGTGAAGTGAAATCATCTGTCAAAGATGAAGGGTTGATTGAAAAACGACGCGAGCAGATCATCGACGGCGCGGTGAAACTTTTCAAGGAAAAGGGATTCCACCGCGCGACGACCCGCGAAATCGCAAAAGCGGCCGGGTTTAGTATTGGCACGTTATACGAATATATCCGGACAAAGGAAGATGTCCTCTATTTAGTTTGCGACAACATCTACCATGAAGTACAATCCAGACTTTCCTCCGTTATGCAGCAGGAAGGGACGCTAGAGGGACTGCGGTCGGCGGTCAGTGAATACTTCAGCCTGATCGATGATATGGCGGATGAATTTGTCGTCATGTATCAGGAATCGAAGTCGTTGCCGAAAGATGCGCTTCAATATGTCCTGAACAAAGAGCTGGAGATGGTCGGCTTGTTTGAAAACCTGCTGGCATCTTGTGTTGGGTCAGGCGAACTGCGATTGGCAGACAAGGAAATCAACTTGACCGCCCATCACATCGTCGTTCAAGGGCAAATGTGGGCATTTCGCAGATGGGCATTAAGAGGACGGTATACAGTGGAAGAATTTATCGAAATGCAGACTGAGCAGCTATTCAAAGGGATCACATCACGTTCGTGA
- a CDS encoding acyl-CoA dehydrogenase, translating to MDLQFTEEQQMMRTMVRDFAKSEIEPFIPKMEAGEFPRDILKKMGELGLMGITAPEKYGGSEMDFVSYIIAIHELSKVSAVVGVILSVHTSVGTNPILYFGNEKQKETYIPKMASGEYLGAFCLTESQSGSDAGSLKTRAVRQDDHYILNGSKVFITNGGEADVYIVFASTNPPLGTKGITAFIVEKDTPGLVIGKDEEKMGLHGSRTVQLTFEDMKVPVQNRLGEEGDGFKIAMANLDVGRIGIAAQSLGIGEAALEAAAGYAKERVQFGKPIAANQGVGFKLADMATASEAARLLVYRAAQLRAEGKSCGKEASMAKLFASQTAMDNAIEAVQIFGGYGYTEDYPVERYFRDAKVTQIYEGTSEIQRLVITKNLINY from the coding sequence ATGGATTTACAATTCACCGAAGAACAGCAGATGATGCGGACCATGGTGAGGGATTTCGCGAAGTCGGAAATCGAACCGTTCATCCCTAAAATGGAGGCGGGGGAATTTCCACGCGACATCCTGAAGAAAATGGGAGAACTCGGGTTGATGGGCATTACGGCGCCAGAAAAGTATGGCGGTTCGGAAATGGACTTCGTGTCCTATATTATTGCTATCCATGAGTTGTCAAAAGTGAGTGCGGTTGTCGGTGTTATCCTCTCTGTCCATACTTCTGTCGGTACAAATCCAATTCTATACTTCGGAAATGAAAAGCAGAAGGAGACGTATATACCAAAGATGGCATCTGGTGAATATTTGGGAGCCTTCTGCCTGACAGAATCACAATCCGGCTCTGATGCCGGGTCTTTAAAGACACGGGCCGTCAGACAGGATGATCACTACATATTGAACGGCTCCAAAGTGTTCATTACGAACGGCGGGGAAGCGGATGTGTATATTGTCTTCGCTTCCACTAATCCGCCTCTTGGAACGAAGGGCATCACAGCGTTTATCGTCGAGAAAGACACGCCGGGTCTCGTGATCGGCAAGGACGAGGAGAAGATGGGCTTGCACGGTTCCAGAACGGTTCAATTGACTTTCGAAGACATGAAAGTGCCTGTCCAAAACCGGCTTGGTGAAGAAGGCGATGGGTTCAAAATCGCCATGGCGAACCTGGACGTCGGCCGAATTGGGATTGCTGCCCAGTCTCTCGGCATCGGTGAAGCGGCATTGGAAGCAGCCGCCGGTTATGCGAAGGAACGGGTGCAGTTTGGCAAGCCGATTGCCGCCAATCAAGGCGTCGGATTTAAACTCGCCGATATGGCAACGGCATCGGAAGCAGCCAGACTCCTCGTCTATCGGGCTGCCCAGCTGAGAGCGGAAGGCAAGTCATGCGGCAAAGAAGCGTCCATGGCCAAATTATTCGCGTCCCAAACGGCGATGGATAATGCGATTGAGGCTGTTCAAATTTTCGGCGGTTACGGCTATACGGAAGACTACCCGGTAGAACGGTATTTCCGCGATGCCAAAGTAACACAAATCTATGAAGGCACAAGTGAGATTCAGCGCCTCGTCATTACCAAAAATCTAATCAACTACTAA
- a CDS encoding (Fe-S)-binding protein, whose translation MKPLLIANWVLFLAVTAYALALFTYLIRTRVEYIKLGRKEEFDSRVSERLREVWVNVFGQKKLLKDKKSGSIHVMFFYGFLLVQFGAIDLIWKGLKPGSHLPFGPIYGGFTFFQEIVVFMILVAVVWAFHRRYVEKLVRLKRGWKSGLVLIFIGTLMLSTLVANGMNMIWQGHETTWTEPMASAIASAFGFLSPTAAAVIFFMAWWVHLLTLLTFLVYVPQSKHAHLIAGPVNTYMMRFDRRGKLAPIDFEALEEAEDEEDMPALGVGKITDFTQKQMIDFYACVECGRCTNMCPATGTGKMLSPMDLITKLRDNLTNTGALVTKKQPWVPTFAFKQTKGNQIALAAGMEGATLDDIYSPSLIGDVITEEEIWACTTCRNCEDQCPVMNEHVDKIIDLRRYLVMTEGKMDADAQRAMTNIERQGNPWGLNRKEKENWRDARPDLHIPTVKELKKSGEEFEYLFWVGAMGAFDNRSQKIALAFAHLMNEAGVKFAILGNKEKNSGDTPRRLGNEFLFQELATANIEEFEKNGVTKIVTIDPHAYNIFKNEYPDFGFKAEVIHHTELLDQLVKAGKLEPKHAINETITFHDSCYLGRYNDVYDPPREILKAIPGVNLVEMKRNRNDAMCCGAGGGLMWMEEDAGHRVNVARTEQALEVSPGIISSGCPFCLTMLSDGTKAIEVEDQVGTYDIAELLERSVFGEDWQPATVEEEEPVLQ comes from the coding sequence ATGAAACCATTATTGATTGCCAACTGGGTTTTATTCCTCGCGGTTACGGCATACGCGCTTGCGCTGTTCACATATTTGATCCGCACGCGTGTCGAGTATATCAAGCTTGGCCGGAAAGAGGAGTTTGATAGCCGGGTTTCGGAGCGCTTGCGGGAAGTATGGGTCAATGTGTTTGGGCAGAAAAAGTTATTGAAGGATAAGAAAAGTGGTTCAATCCACGTTATGTTTTTCTATGGGTTCCTGCTCGTGCAATTCGGGGCGATTGATCTCATTTGGAAAGGGCTGAAGCCAGGTTCACATTTGCCATTTGGACCGATTTACGGCGGGTTCACTTTCTTCCAAGAGATTGTTGTCTTCATGATTTTAGTGGCGGTCGTTTGGGCGTTCCATCGCCGGTATGTGGAGAAGCTTGTCCGTTTGAAACGGGGATGGAAATCGGGGCTCGTTCTAATTTTCATCGGGACGCTAATGTTATCTACATTAGTGGCGAATGGGATGAATATGATCTGGCAAGGCCATGAAACGACTTGGACAGAACCAATGGCGTCCGCAATTGCAAGCGCTTTCGGATTTTTGTCGCCGACAGCGGCCGCCGTCATTTTCTTCATGGCGTGGTGGGTTCACTTATTGACATTGCTCACGTTCCTTGTTTACGTGCCGCAATCCAAGCACGCGCACTTGATTGCCGGGCCGGTCAATACGTATATGATGCGATTTGACCGCCGGGGTAAACTGGCGCCGATCGATTTTGAAGCGCTAGAGGAAGCGGAAGACGAAGAGGATATGCCCGCTCTTGGAGTCGGCAAGATCACCGATTTCACGCAGAAGCAAATGATCGACTTTTACGCTTGTGTGGAATGCGGTCGCTGTACGAATATGTGTCCGGCTACTGGCACGGGGAAAATGCTGTCGCCGATGGACTTGATCACAAAGCTTCGCGACAACTTGACGAATACAGGCGCTCTTGTGACGAAGAAGCAGCCGTGGGTACCGACTTTCGCATTTAAGCAGACAAAGGGGAATCAAATCGCATTGGCTGCAGGGATGGAAGGCGCGACGCTCGATGATATTTATAGTCCATCTTTGATCGGGGATGTCATTACCGAAGAGGAGATTTGGGCTTGTACGACATGCCGGAACTGTGAAGATCAATGTCCGGTCATGAATGAACATGTGGATAAAATCATCGACCTGCGCCGTTATCTGGTCATGACGGAAGGAAAAATGGATGCGGATGCACAGCGGGCGATGACGAATATCGAACGTCAAGGAAATCCGTGGGGCTTGAACCGGAAAGAGAAGGAAAATTGGCGGGATGCTCGTCCGGATCTTCACATTCCGACTGTCAAAGAATTGAAAAAATCGGGTGAGGAATTCGAGTATCTGTTCTGGGTCGGGGCCATGGGTGCATTCGACAACCGTTCACAGAAAATCGCGCTTGCGTTTGCTCACCTGATGAATGAGGCGGGCGTGAAGTTTGCGATTCTCGGCAATAAAGAAAAGAACTCAGGGGACACGCCGCGTCGCTTGGGGAACGAATTTTTATTCCAGGAACTTGCGACAGCGAACATCGAAGAATTCGAGAAAAACGGCGTTACGAAGATCGTTACAATCGATCCGCATGCCTACAATATTTTCAAAAATGAATATCCGGATTTCGGATTTAAAGCGGAAGTGATCCACCATACGGAGCTTCTGGACCAGTTAGTGAAGGCGGGTAAGTTGGAACCAAAGCATGCGATCAATGAAACGATCACATTCCATGATTCCTGCTATCTCGGCCGCTACAATGATGTCTATGATCCACCGCGTGAAATTCTGAAAGCCATACCGGGCGTTAATCTTGTCGAGATGAAACGGAACCGTAATGACGCTATGTGTTGCGGAGCTGGCGGCGGTCTCATGTGGATGGAAGAGGATGCAGGGCACCGCGTCAATGTCGCTCGTACGGAGCAGGCATTGGAAGTGAGCCCCGGCATTATTTCCTCCGGCTGCCCGTTCTGCTTGACGATGCTCTCGGATGGTACGAAAGCCATCGAAGTTGAAGATCAAGTCGGCACATATGATATCGCGGAGCTGCTGGAGCGTTCCGTGTTCGGTGAAGATTGGCAACCGGCAACCGTGGAAGAGGAAGAGCCAGTCTTGCAATAA
- the icmF gene encoding fused isobutyryl-CoA mutase/GTPase IcmF — MATVDIYKPKHHVRFVTASSLFDGHDASINIMRRILQSTGAEVIHLGHNRSVEEVVNAAIQEDVQGIAISSYQGGHVEYFKYMYDLLQEKGAPHIRIYGGGGGVILPKEIKELHDYGIAWIFSPEDGRKLGLQGMINRMMEECDFLTEKADELANLERVRTEAPEVLANLITYAEEMHDKGSADAKAFIEKARSMSKQTPVLGITGTGGAGKSSLTDELIRRFLRELSDKKVAILSVDPTKQKTGGALLGDRIRMNAIFNKRVFMRSLATRGSRTELSGAIQDVLDVVKTAGFDLIIVETSGIGQGDAEITEISDVSMYVMTSEFGAPTQLEKIDMIDYADLIVINKFERKGSEDALSQVQKQYQRSHMLFDQVLDTMPVYGTIASQFNDKGTNSLFAALVAKLNEKCSLDWETSYTEFVKTQKQNVIIPNDRTHYLREISGTIRDYHKKSTQQVELARKLFQLEGALQAVKESAPEDALIASLESLANGVREELTGESKRVLQNWEALKQAYAGDEYVTKIRDKEIRTILRTTSLSGLKIPKIALPKFEDYGEILRWVYKENVPGSFPYTAGVFPFKREGEDPKRQFAGEGTPERTNRRFHYLSKDDDAKRLSTAFDSVTLYGEDPDERPDIYGKVGESGVSICTLEDMKKLYAGFDLCAPSTSVSMTINGPAPIILAMFMNTAIDQQVKQKEEELGRTLTVEEFTDVREKTLQVVRGTVQADILKEDQGQNTCIFSTEFALRMMGDIQQYFIDHKVRNYYSVSISGYHIAEAGANPISQLAFTLANGFTYVEYYLSRGMNIDDFAPNLSFFFSNGLDPEYTVIGRVARRIWAVAMREKYGANERSQKLKYHVQTSGRSLHAQEIDFNDIRTTLQALMALQDNCNSLHTNAYDEAITTPTEESVRRAMAIQMIITKEHGLSKNENPLQGAFIIEELTDLVEEAVLQEFDRLNDRGGVLGSMETQYQRGKIQEESMYYEMKKHSGELPIIGVNTYLNPNPPSEEDIDNMEIARATKEEKETQIANLRSFQRQHEEKSEQALHRLQEVATTGGNIFGELMETVKVASLGQITNALYEVGGQYRRNM; from the coding sequence ATGGCAACAGTAGATATTTATAAACCGAAGCATCATGTCCGCTTCGTAACGGCATCCAGCCTGTTCGATGGACACGACGCCTCGATCAACATCATGCGCCGCATTTTGCAATCAACGGGGGCGGAAGTCATTCATCTCGGCCATAACCGTTCGGTGGAGGAAGTCGTCAATGCGGCAATTCAGGAAGATGTCCAAGGCATCGCGATCTCTTCCTATCAGGGAGGGCATGTCGAGTATTTCAAGTACATGTATGATCTTCTCCAGGAAAAGGGAGCTCCCCATATCCGCATCTACGGCGGAGGCGGCGGTGTTATTTTGCCGAAGGAGATCAAAGAATTGCATGACTACGGCATCGCATGGATCTTTTCGCCGGAGGACGGCCGCAAGTTGGGACTCCAAGGGATGATCAACCGGATGATGGAAGAATGTGATTTTCTGACGGAAAAGGCGGATGAACTGGCAAATCTCGAACGCGTTAGAACGGAGGCGCCTGAAGTGCTCGCCAATCTGATCACCTATGCGGAAGAGATGCATGACAAAGGAAGTGCGGACGCCAAAGCTTTCATCGAGAAGGCGAGAAGCATGTCCAAGCAGACACCTGTACTCGGGATTACGGGGACAGGGGGAGCGGGGAAAAGTTCATTAACCGACGAACTGATCCGCCGATTCCTCCGGGAGCTGTCGGATAAAAAAGTCGCCATCCTGTCGGTCGATCCGACGAAGCAGAAGACGGGAGGCGCACTTCTCGGCGACCGGATCCGTATGAACGCCATCTTCAACAAGCGGGTTTTTATGCGCAGCTTGGCAACGCGTGGTTCCAGGACAGAACTGTCGGGCGCCATCCAAGATGTGCTCGATGTTGTTAAGACGGCCGGCTTCGATTTAATTATCGTCGAGACGAGCGGAATCGGGCAAGGGGATGCGGAAATTACGGAAATCTCCGATGTATCGATGTATGTCATGACGAGCGAGTTTGGTGCACCGACGCAGTTGGAGAAAATCGACATGATTGATTATGCGGATTTGATTGTCATCAATAAATTCGAACGGAAAGGATCCGAAGATGCGTTGAGCCAGGTGCAAAAACAGTATCAACGGAGCCACATGCTGTTCGATCAGGTCTTGGATACGATGCCGGTGTATGGCACAATCGCAAGTCAATTCAATGACAAAGGGACGAATTCGCTCTTTGCAGCGCTTGTAGCGAAGCTGAATGAAAAATGCTCGCTCGACTGGGAGACGTCTTACACGGAATTCGTCAAAACGCAAAAGCAGAACGTCATTATCCCGAACGACCGGACCCATTACTTGCGAGAAATTTCGGGGACAATCCGGGACTACCATAAGAAATCTACCCAGCAAGTGGAACTTGCCCGCAAGCTCTTCCAACTCGAAGGGGCGCTTCAAGCGGTTAAGGAGTCCGCTCCCGAGGATGCTCTCATAGCATCCCTAGAGTCGCTGGCCAATGGTGTGCGCGAGGAGCTGACGGGTGAATCAAAACGAGTCCTTCAAAACTGGGAAGCTTTGAAGCAGGCGTACGCAGGAGACGAATATGTCACGAAAATCCGGGACAAGGAAATCCGGACGATTCTGAGGACAACGAGCTTATCAGGGTTGAAGATCCCGAAAATCGCCCTGCCGAAATTTGAAGATTATGGGGAAATCCTTCGGTGGGTGTACAAGGAAAATGTACCGGGTTCCTTCCCATATACAGCTGGTGTTTTCCCGTTCAAGCGCGAAGGGGAAGACCCGAAACGCCAATTTGCGGGTGAAGGAACGCCGGAACGGACGAACCGCCGTTTCCATTACTTGTCGAAAGACGATGACGCAAAGCGCTTATCGACAGCCTTCGACTCCGTGACGTTGTACGGGGAAGATCCTGACGAACGCCCGGATATTTACGGGAAAGTCGGCGAGTCGGGGGTTAGCATTTGTACATTGGAGGACATGAAGAAACTGTATGCCGGTTTCGACCTTTGCGCCCCATCGACATCCGTTTCCATGACCATTAACGGACCGGCTCCGATCATATTGGCGATGTTCATGAATACGGCAATCGACCAGCAGGTGAAACAGAAGGAAGAGGAGCTCGGCCGGACATTGACCGTGGAAGAGTTCACGGATGTCCGGGAAAAAACACTCCAAGTGGTTCGGGGTACGGTGCAGGCAGATATTCTGAAAGAGGACCAAGGGCAGAATACGTGTATCTTCTCAACGGAGTTCGCTCTTCGGATGATGGGGGATATCCAGCAGTACTTCATTGATCATAAGGTGAGGAACTACTACTCTGTCTCCATATCGGGTTATCATATCGCAGAAGCAGGGGCAAACCCGATTTCGCAGCTCGCGTTCACGCTGGCAAACGGTTTTACGTACGTCGAATACTATTTGAGCCGGGGAATGAACATCGATGATTTTGCACCAAACTTATCGTTCTTCTTTTCCAACGGACTTGACCCGGAATATACGGTTATCGGCCGGGTAGCGCGCCGCATCTGGGCGGTCGCCATGCGGGAGAAATATGGCGCCAACGAGCGCAGCCAAAAACTAAAATATCATGTCCAGACATCGGGCAGAAGCCTGCATGCGCAAGAAATCGACTTCAATGACATCCGGACGACGCTGCAAGCCCTCATGGCACTGCAAGACAATTGCAACTCGCTCCATACGAATGCCTACGACGAAGCGATCACAACGCCAACTGAGGAGTCGGTGCGCCGGGCGATGGCGATCCAAATGATCATTACGAAGGAACATGGCCTGTCCAAAAATGAAAACCCGCTTCAAGGGGCTTTCATTATTGAAGAGCTGACAGACCTGGTGGAAGAAGCCGTCCTTCAGGAATTTGACCGGCTGAATGATCGTGGCGGCGTTCTCGGTTCCATGGAGACACAATACCAGCGCGGCAAAATCCAAGAGGAATCGATGTACTATGAGATGAAAAAGCATTCGGGCGAATTGCCGATCATCGGGGTCAATACGTATCTCAATCCGAATCCCCCATCGGAAGAAGACATTGATAACATGGAGATCGCACGGGCGACAAAAGAAGAAAAAGAAACTCAAATCGCCAACTTGCGGTCGTTCCAAAGGCAGCATGAAGAAAAATCTGAGCAGGCGCTCCACAGACTTCAGGAAGTCGCCACAACCGGCGGCAATATTTTTGGTGAGCTGATGGAAACTGTCAAAGTGGCCAGTCTTGGCCAGATCACAAACGCCCTATACGAAGTCGGCGGCCAGTATAGAAGAAACATGTAA